One Cricetulus griseus strain 17A/GY chromosome 5, alternate assembly CriGri-PICRH-1.0, whole genome shotgun sequence genomic window carries:
- the Slirp gene encoding SRA stem-loop-interacting RNA-binding protein, mitochondrial isoform X1, with amino-acid sequence MAASAVGRAMALSTRGSQHVAFVRRIPWTAATSELRKHFAQFGNIKRCNVPFDRETGFHRGMGWVQFSSEEELQNALQQENHIIDGVKCFFPPQMDVKAWKERILQRAQTSDEDRDF; translated from the exons ATGGCAGCCTCCGCCGTGGGCCGAGCAATGGCGCTGAGTACGCGTGGCAGTCAGCATGTTGCTTTCGTCAGGAGAATTCCTTGGACCGCGGCGACGA GTGAGCTGAGAAAACATTTTGCTCAGTTTGGCAATATAAAAAGGTGTAATGTACCTTTT gacAGAGAGACTGGCTTTCACAGAGGCATGGGTTGggttcagttttcttcagaggaAGAACTTCAGAATGCACTACAACAAGAAAATCATATTATTGATGGAGTAAAG tgCTTTTTCCCTCCACAGATGGATGTTAAAGCTTGGAAAGAAAGGATTTTGCAAAGGGCTCAAACATCTGATGAAGACAGAGACTTCTGA
- the Alkbh1 gene encoding nucleic acid dioxygenase ALKBH1 isoform X5, with protein MTANTVIPRPGTLTDIHGRQNTGAGFIFIPNPFLPGCQWHWIKQCLKLYSQKPNVCNLDKHMTKEETHNLWEQSKEFLRSKEVNKRRPRSLLEKLRWVTLGYHYNWDSKKYSADHYTPFPSDLAFLSEQVAAACGFQDFRAEAGILNYYRLDSTLGIHVDRSELDHSKPLLSFSFGQSAIFLLGGLQRDEAPTAMFMHSGDIMVMSGFSRLLNHAVPRVLPHPDGECLPHCLETPLPAVLPSNSLVEPCSEEDWQVCATYLKTARVNMTVRQVLATDQDFPAETMEETKRDITTDGLCHLDDQNSPVKRVRLNPDT; from the exons atgacagctaaCACTGTAATTCCAAGACCTggcaccctcacagacatacatggcaGACAAAACACCGGTGcag gaTTTATTTTCATCCCAAACCCATTCCTCCCAGGATGCCAGTGGCACTGGATAAAACAGTGTCTTAAGTTGTACTCCCAGAAACCTAATGTATGTAACCTGGACAAACACATGACTAAAGAAGAGACCCATAATCTGTGGGAACAGAGCAAAGAGTTCCTAAG GTCTAAAGAAGTGAATAAACGGAGACCCCGAAGTTTATTAGAGAAACTGCGCTGGGTCACCCTGGGATACCATTATAACTGGGACAGTAAG AAATACTCAGCAGATCATTATACACCTTTCCCTTCTGACCTGGCTTTCCTCTCAGAGCAAGTCGctgctgcctgtggatttcaGGATTTCCGAGCAGAAGCAGGTATCCTGAATTACTACCGCCTAGACTCCACACTGGGGATCCATGTGGACAGATCTGAACTAGATCACTCCAAACCCTTGCTGTCCTTCAG ctttggacaGTCTGCCATCTTTCTCCTGGGTGGCCTCCAGAGAGATGAGGCCCCTACAGCCATGTTTATGCACAGTGGTGACATCATGGTGATGTCAGGTTTCAGCCGCCTGTTAAATCACGCAGTCCCTCGAGTCCTTCCACATCCTGATGGGGAATGCCTACCCCACTGCCTGGAGACACCTCTCCCAGCTGTCCTCCCTAGCAATTCACTTGTTGAGCCCTGTTCTGAGGAAGACTGGCAGGTGTGTGCTACCTATTTGAAAACTGCCCGAGTTAATATGACTGTCAGACAGGTACTGGCCACAGACCAGGACTTCcctgcagaaaccatggaggagacAAAAAGAGACATTACTACAGATGGTTTGTGCCATCTGGATGACCAGAATAGCCCAGTAAAACGGGTGAGGCTAAATCCTGATACCTAA
- the Alkbh1 gene encoding nucleic acid dioxygenase ALKBH1 isoform X2, with protein sequence MKKMAAAVASFATLATEPGEDAFRKLFRFYRQSRRGTADLGAVIDFSTAHEARGSRPGVPKVVRFHLNVSSVTEHDACRAGLQPVSKWQAYGLEGYPEDLSSIPSTHMTANTVIPRPGTLTDIHGRQNTGAGFIFIPNPFLPGCQWHWIKQCLKLYSQKPNVCNLDKHMTKEETHNLWEQSKEFLRSKEVNKRRPRSLLEKLRWVTLGYHYNWDSKKYSADHYTPFPSDLAFLSEQVAAACGFQDFRAEAGILNYYRLDSTLGIHVDRSELDHSKPLLSFSFGQSAIFLLGGLQRDEAPTAMFMHSGDIMVMSGFSRLLNHAVPRVLPHPDGECLPHCLETPLPAVLPSNSLVEPCSEEDWQVCATYLKTARVNMTVRQVLATDQDFPAETMEETKRDITTDGLCHLDDQNSPVKRVRLNPDT encoded by the exons ATGAAGAAGATGGCGGCGGCCGTGGCTTCGTTCGCCACGCTGGCGACAGAACCTGGAGAGGACGCCTTCCGGAAGCTTTTCCGCTTCTACCGGCAGAGCCGGCGGGGGACGGCAGACCTGGGAGCGGTCATCGACTTCTCGACGGCGCATGAGGCCCGAGGCTCGAGGCCCGGCGTGCCCAAG GTGGTCAGATTTCATCTGAATGTGTCCTCAGTGACTGAGCATGATGCCTGTAGGGCAGGACTTCAGCCTGTGAGCAAGTGGCAGGCCTATGGACTTGAAGGCTACCCTG aggacctgagttcaattcccagcacccatatgacagctaaCACTGTAATTCCAAGACCTggcaccctcacagacatacatggcaGACAAAACACCGGTGcag gaTTTATTTTCATCCCAAACCCATTCCTCCCAGGATGCCAGTGGCACTGGATAAAACAGTGTCTTAAGTTGTACTCCCAGAAACCTAATGTATGTAACCTGGACAAACACATGACTAAAGAAGAGACCCATAATCTGTGGGAACAGAGCAAAGAGTTCCTAAG GTCTAAAGAAGTGAATAAACGGAGACCCCGAAGTTTATTAGAGAAACTGCGCTGGGTCACCCTGGGATACCATTATAACTGGGACAGTAAG AAATACTCAGCAGATCATTATACACCTTTCCCTTCTGACCTGGCTTTCCTCTCAGAGCAAGTCGctgctgcctgtggatttcaGGATTTCCGAGCAGAAGCAGGTATCCTGAATTACTACCGCCTAGACTCCACACTGGGGATCCATGTGGACAGATCTGAACTAGATCACTCCAAACCCTTGCTGTCCTTCAG ctttggacaGTCTGCCATCTTTCTCCTGGGTGGCCTCCAGAGAGATGAGGCCCCTACAGCCATGTTTATGCACAGTGGTGACATCATGGTGATGTCAGGTTTCAGCCGCCTGTTAAATCACGCAGTCCCTCGAGTCCTTCCACATCCTGATGGGGAATGCCTACCCCACTGCCTGGAGACACCTCTCCCAGCTGTCCTCCCTAGCAATTCACTTGTTGAGCCCTGTTCTGAGGAAGACTGGCAGGTGTGTGCTACCTATTTGAAAACTGCCCGAGTTAATATGACTGTCAGACAGGTACTGGCCACAGACCAGGACTTCcctgcagaaaccatggaggagacAAAAAGAGACATTACTACAGATGGTTTGTGCCATCTGGATGACCAGAATAGCCCAGTAAAACGGGTGAGGCTAAATCCTGATACCTAA
- the Alkbh1 gene encoding nucleic acid dioxygenase ALKBH1 isoform X4 has translation MKKMAAAVASFATLATEPGEDAFRKLFRFYRQSRRGTADLGAVIDFSTAHEARGSRPGVPKVVRFHLNVSSVTEHDACRAGLQPVSKWQAYGLEGYPEDLSSIPSTHMTANTVIPRPGTLTDIHGRQNTGAGFIFIPNPFLPGCQWHWIKQCLKLYSQKPNVCNLDKHMTKEETHNLWEQSKEFLRSKEVNKRRPRSLLEKLRWVTLGYHYNWDSKKYSADHYTPFPSDLAFLSEQVAAACGFQDFRAEAGILNYYRLDSTLGIHVDRSELDHSKPLLSFSFGQSAIFLLGGLQRDEAPTAMFMHSGDIMVMSGFSRLLNHAVPRVLPHPDGECLPHCLETPLPAVLPSNSLVEPCSEEDWQNKSDLLGNHT, from the exons ATGAAGAAGATGGCGGCGGCCGTGGCTTCGTTCGCCACGCTGGCGACAGAACCTGGAGAGGACGCCTTCCGGAAGCTTTTCCGCTTCTACCGGCAGAGCCGGCGGGGGACGGCAGACCTGGGAGCGGTCATCGACTTCTCGACGGCGCATGAGGCCCGAGGCTCGAGGCCCGGCGTGCCCAAG GTGGTCAGATTTCATCTGAATGTGTCCTCAGTGACTGAGCATGATGCCTGTAGGGCAGGACTTCAGCCTGTGAGCAAGTGGCAGGCCTATGGACTTGAAGGCTACCCTG aggacctgagttcaattcccagcacccatatgacagctaaCACTGTAATTCCAAGACCTggcaccctcacagacatacatggcaGACAAAACACCGGTGcag gaTTTATTTTCATCCCAAACCCATTCCTCCCAGGATGCCAGTGGCACTGGATAAAACAGTGTCTTAAGTTGTACTCCCAGAAACCTAATGTATGTAACCTGGACAAACACATGACTAAAGAAGAGACCCATAATCTGTGGGAACAGAGCAAAGAGTTCCTAAG GTCTAAAGAAGTGAATAAACGGAGACCCCGAAGTTTATTAGAGAAACTGCGCTGGGTCACCCTGGGATACCATTATAACTGGGACAGTAAG AAATACTCAGCAGATCATTATACACCTTTCCCTTCTGACCTGGCTTTCCTCTCAGAGCAAGTCGctgctgcctgtggatttcaGGATTTCCGAGCAGAAGCAGGTATCCTGAATTACTACCGCCTAGACTCCACACTGGGGATCCATGTGGACAGATCTGAACTAGATCACTCCAAACCCTTGCTGTCCTTCAG ctttggacaGTCTGCCATCTTTCTCCTGGGTGGCCTCCAGAGAGATGAGGCCCCTACAGCCATGTTTATGCACAGTGGTGACATCATGGTGATGTCAGGTTTCAGCCGCCTGTTAAATCACGCAGTCCCTCGAGTCCTTCCACATCCTGATGGGGAATGCCTACCCCACTGCCTGGAGACACCTCTCCCAGCTGTCCTCCCTAGCAATTCACTTGTTGAGCCCTGTTCTGAGGAAGACTGGCAG AACAAGTCTGACCTCCTGGGGAACCACACCTGA
- the Alkbh1 gene encoding nucleic acid dioxygenase ALKBH1 isoform X3 — MKKMAAAVASFATLATEPGEDAFRKLFRFYRQSRRGTADLGAVIDFSTAHEARGSRPGVPKVVRFHLNVSSVTEHDACRAGLQPVSKWQAYGLEGYPGFIFIPNPFLPGCQWHWIKQCLKLYSQKPNVCNLDKHMTKEETHNLWEQSKEFLRSKEVNKRRPRSLLEKLRWVTLGYHYNWDSKKYSADHYTPFPSDLAFLSEQVAAACGFQDFRAEAGILNYYRLDSTLGIHVDRSELDHSKPLLSFSFGQSAIFLLGGLQRDEAPTAMFMHSGDIMVMSGFSRLLNHAVPRVLPHPDGECLPHCLETPLPAVLPSNSLVEPCSEEDWQVCATYLKTARVNMTVRQVLATDQDFPAETMEETKRDITTDGLCHLDDQNSPVKRVRLNPDT; from the exons ATGAAGAAGATGGCGGCGGCCGTGGCTTCGTTCGCCACGCTGGCGACAGAACCTGGAGAGGACGCCTTCCGGAAGCTTTTCCGCTTCTACCGGCAGAGCCGGCGGGGGACGGCAGACCTGGGAGCGGTCATCGACTTCTCGACGGCGCATGAGGCCCGAGGCTCGAGGCCCGGCGTGCCCAAG GTGGTCAGATTTCATCTGAATGTGTCCTCAGTGACTGAGCATGATGCCTGTAGGGCAGGACTTCAGCCTGTGAGCAAGTGGCAGGCCTATGGACTTGAAGGCTACCCTG gaTTTATTTTCATCCCAAACCCATTCCTCCCAGGATGCCAGTGGCACTGGATAAAACAGTGTCTTAAGTTGTACTCCCAGAAACCTAATGTATGTAACCTGGACAAACACATGACTAAAGAAGAGACCCATAATCTGTGGGAACAGAGCAAAGAGTTCCTAAG GTCTAAAGAAGTGAATAAACGGAGACCCCGAAGTTTATTAGAGAAACTGCGCTGGGTCACCCTGGGATACCATTATAACTGGGACAGTAAG AAATACTCAGCAGATCATTATACACCTTTCCCTTCTGACCTGGCTTTCCTCTCAGAGCAAGTCGctgctgcctgtggatttcaGGATTTCCGAGCAGAAGCAGGTATCCTGAATTACTACCGCCTAGACTCCACACTGGGGATCCATGTGGACAGATCTGAACTAGATCACTCCAAACCCTTGCTGTCCTTCAG ctttggacaGTCTGCCATCTTTCTCCTGGGTGGCCTCCAGAGAGATGAGGCCCCTACAGCCATGTTTATGCACAGTGGTGACATCATGGTGATGTCAGGTTTCAGCCGCCTGTTAAATCACGCAGTCCCTCGAGTCCTTCCACATCCTGATGGGGAATGCCTACCCCACTGCCTGGAGACACCTCTCCCAGCTGTCCTCCCTAGCAATTCACTTGTTGAGCCCTGTTCTGAGGAAGACTGGCAGGTGTGTGCTACCTATTTGAAAACTGCCCGAGTTAATATGACTGTCAGACAGGTACTGGCCACAGACCAGGACTTCcctgcagaaaccatggaggagacAAAAAGAGACATTACTACAGATGGTTTGTGCCATCTGGATGACCAGAATAGCCCAGTAAAACGGGTGAGGCTAAATCCTGATACCTAA
- the Slirp gene encoding SRA stem-loop-interacting RNA-binding protein, mitochondrial isoform X2: protein MAASAVGRAMALSTRGSQHVAFVRRIPWTAATSELRKHFAQFGNIKRCNVPFDRETGFHRGMGWVQFSSEEELQNALQQENHIIDGVKMDVKAWKERILQRAQTSDEDRDF from the exons ATGGCAGCCTCCGCCGTGGGCCGAGCAATGGCGCTGAGTACGCGTGGCAGTCAGCATGTTGCTTTCGTCAGGAGAATTCCTTGGACCGCGGCGACGA GTGAGCTGAGAAAACATTTTGCTCAGTTTGGCAATATAAAAAGGTGTAATGTACCTTTT gacAGAGAGACTGGCTTTCACAGAGGCATGGGTTGggttcagttttcttcagaggaAGAACTTCAGAATGCACTACAACAAGAAAATCATATTATTGATGGAGTAAAG ATGGATGTTAAAGCTTGGAAAGAAAGGATTTTGCAAAGGGCTCAAACATCTGATGAAGACAGAGACTTCTGA